One window of Dehalobacterium formicoaceticum genomic DNA carries:
- the prfB gene encoding peptide chain release factor 2 (programmed frameshift), translated as MLEELKKEIEEAENRLEELRVSLDILQKEKEIKELEELTLGAGFWDEREEAQKVLQRVNYLKERIKIFTQLANQFEDMKILWELGMEENDESVEGEVMGQLKGWMKELSSLELEVLLSGPYDSHSAIIALHAGAGGTEAQDWVSMLMRMYTRYCERAGYKVEVMDYLAGDEAGVKSVTLGIEGINAYGYLKSEKGVHRLVRISPFDTNGRRHTSFASVDVLPQVEYDDEVEIDPDDLRVDTYRSSGKGGQHLNKTDSAVRITHLPTGIVVQCQDERSQHSNRDKAMRLLRAQLLQRKLQDQEKELAELRGDQQEIGWGSQIRSYVFQPYRLIKDHRTGAEMGNIEAVMDGELDSFIAAYLQKYRRRD; from the exons GTGCTGGAAGAATTAAAAAAGGAAATTGAAGAGGCGGAAAACCGTCTGGAAGAATTGAGGGTTTCTCTT GACATCCTTCAAAAGGAAAAAGAGATCAAAGAACTGGAGGAACTGACCCTGGGCGCCGGTTTTTGGGATGAACGGGAAGAAGCCCAGAAAGTGCTGCAGCGGGTGAATTACCTAAAGGAGCGCATAAAAATATTTACTCAATTGGCAAATCAATTTGAGGATATGAAAATCCTTTGGGAACTGGGCATGGAAGAAAATGATGAATCTGTGGAAGGGGAGGTCATGGGACAGCTGAAGGGATGGATGAAAGAATTATCCTCCCTCGAATTGGAAGTGCTCTTGTCAGGGCCCTATGACAGCCATTCCGCCATTATTGCGCTCCATGCCGGAGCCGGTGGTACGGAAGCCCAGGATTGGGTGTCCATGTTAATGCGCATGTATACTCGTTATTGTGAAAGAGCAGGCTATAAAGTAGAAGTTATGGATTATTTAGCCGGGGATGAGGCCGGTGTCAAAAGCGTTACTCTTGGGATCGAGGGCATTAATGCCTATGGCTATCTAAAATCAGAAAAAGGGGTACACCGTCTGGTGCGTATTTCTCCCTTTGATACCAACGGCAGACGACATACTTCCTTTGCCTCTGTGGATGTCTTACCCCAGGTAGAATATGACGATGAAGTGGAAATTGATCCGGACGATCTCAGGGTGGATACCTATCGATCCAGTGGCAAGGGTGGGCAGCATCTGAATAAGACAGATTCTGCGGTGCGGATTACCCATCTCCCTACGGGCATTGTGGTACAATGTCAGGATGAAAGATCCCAGCATTCCAACCGTGATAAGGCGATGAGATTATTGCGGGCTCAATTATTGCAACGAAAACTGCAGGATCAGGAGAAGGAACTGGCGGAGTTAAGAGGCGATCAGCAGGAAATCGGCTGGGGTAGTCAAATCCGCTCTTATGTTTTCCAACCTTACCGTTTGATTAAGGATCATCGTACCGGTGCAGAAATGGGCAATATTGAAGCAGTAATGGACGGAGAATTGGATAGCTTTATTGCGGCTTATCTTCAAAAATATCGACGGCGAGATTAA
- a CDS encoding YitT family protein: MKHGKMIKDYIGVTAGSLITALGLVIFLIPNQIAAGGLSGLATILYYLFRFPVGVTMLVINIPLLLLCIKELGMKFGAKSIYGTLIISIFVDLVTILIPQPWTQDAILASLYGGVLCGVGSGIVFRSGGTTGGTDLAAALIHKFAKISLGYGILIVDALVILLAGIVFSIELALYALASVYVTSKIIDVVQEGVSHTKAALIISEEYQRITQELLAQMNRGVTSFQSKGAYTKKEREVLLCVVSQSEVSTLKSIVYHIDPKAFVIVSQVHEVLGEGFKVQPVEKS; encoded by the coding sequence ATGAAACATGGGAAGATGATTAAAGATTATATCGGAGTTACCGCGGGCAGTCTGATTACTGCCCTGGGATTGGTGATTTTTCTCATTCCAAATCAAATCGCGGCCGGCGGTTTAAGTGGTCTGGCCACCATCCTTTATTATCTTTTTCGATTTCCCGTAGGGGTGACCATGCTTGTGATTAATATTCCTCTCTTGCTGCTTTGCATCAAGGAACTGGGGATGAAGTTCGGTGCAAAATCCATTTATGGCACCTTAATCATCTCCATATTTGTGGATTTAGTTACGATCTTAATTCCTCAGCCCTGGACCCAGGATGCGATCCTGGCCTCTTTATATGGCGGGGTGCTCTGCGGCGTGGGTTCGGGCATCGTTTTCCGCTCCGGCGGAACTACGGGGGGTACCGATTTAGCTGCTGCTCTGATACATAAATTCGCAAAAATCAGCTTGGGTTATGGCATATTGATTGTGGATGCCCTGGTCATCCTGCTGGCCGGCATCGTCTTTAGTATTGAATTGGCCTTATATGCTTTGGCGTCGGTTTATGTGACCAGTAAGATCATTGATGTGGTTCAGGAAGGCGTGTCCCATACCAAAGCCGCCTTGATTATTTCTGAGGAATATCAAAGGATTACCCAGGAATTATTAGCTCAGATGAATCGGGGTGTAACCTCCTTTCAAAGTAAAGGGGCTTATACGAAAAAAGAAAGGGAAGTCCTCCTTTGTGTGGTGAGCCAATCGGAGGTCAGTACCCTGAAAAGCATTGTATATCATATCGATCCCAAGGCTTTCGTGATTGTTTCCCAAGTTCATGAGGTATTGGGGGAGGGCTTTAAAGTACAACCAGTAGAAAAATCATGA
- a CDS encoding transketolase — protein MDEERNVMTANLEDRAREIRKSIIRMLMEAGSGHPGGSLSAADIFSVLYFHEMNISPDQLEDPNRDRFVLSKGHAAPVLYATLAEKGFFPKEELATLRKINSKLQGHPDMRKVPGVEISTGSLGQGLSAANGMALAGKIDQAPYRVYGMIGDGECEEGQIWEAAMFAAHYKLDNLTVFLDHNGLQIDGRITDVMSPEPLDEKWRAFGWEVQVIDGHSIPRIIAALDYARSFQGKPSMIIANTIKGKGVSFMEDQCDWHGVAPKPEEAERALAELDQGRAK, from the coding sequence ATGGATGAAGAAAGAAATGTCATGACTGCCAATTTGGAGGACAGGGCAAGAGAAATCAGGAAAAGTATTATTCGTATGCTCATGGAAGCAGGGTCCGGGCATCCGGGAGGATCCCTGTCGGCAGCAGATATTTTTTCCGTACTTTATTTTCACGAAATGAATATCAGCCCTGATCAGCTAGAAGACCCCAATCGGGATCGTTTTGTACTCTCAAAAGGACATGCTGCGCCGGTTCTTTATGCCACCCTGGCCGAAAAAGGTTTTTTTCCCAAAGAGGAATTGGCAACCTTAAGGAAAATCAACAGCAAACTTCAGGGCCATCCTGATATGAGAAAAGTCCCCGGGGTGGAGATTTCCACAGGTTCTTTGGGACAAGGTTTATCAGCGGCTAATGGTATGGCTTTGGCCGGCAAAATTGATCAGGCCCCTTACCGGGTCTATGGGATGATTGGCGACGGGGAATGTGAGGAAGGACAAATCTGGGAGGCAGCAATGTTTGCCGCTCATTATAAATTGGATAATTTAACGGTTTTTTTGGATCATAATGGCTTGCAAATTGATGGCAGAATTACCGATGTCATGTCTCCGGAGCCGTTAGATGAAAAATGGCGTGCTTTTGGCTGGGAGGTACAGGTGATTGACGGTCATAGTATTCCCCGCATTATTGCCGCCTTGGATTATGCCCGCAGCTTCCAAGGGAAACCCAGCATGATCATTGCCAATACCATTAAGGGGAAAGGGGTTTCCTTTATGGAAGATCAATGCGATTGGCATGGTGTAGCTCCCAAACCGGAGGAAGCGGAACGAGCTCTGGCGGAATTGGACCAAGGGAGGGCAAAATAA
- a CDS encoding transketolase family protein, with protein MTTKIATREAYGKALVKLGAQNKQIIVLDADLSKSTKTAEFAKAYPDRFFNVGIAEQNLMGTAAGLATTGKIPFVSTFAMFATGRAYEQVRNTIAYPKLNVKIAATHAGLTVGEDGASHQSVEDIALMRVIPNMTVIVPADGVEAEGAILAAAEYDGPVYIRLGRLGVPVINDADYQFQWGKGVVFREGTDVTLIGTGVMMSFCLEAAQLLEEAGISAQVVNIHTIKPIDRELILACAKKTGALVTAEEHSVIGGLGSAVADVLSEAYPVPMKKVGIQDTFGESGKPLDLLNKYGLSTSKIVEAAREVLNRK; from the coding sequence ATGACGACAAAAATTGCCACAAGAGAAGCCTATGGAAAAGCTTTGGTAAAATTGGGCGCGCAAAACAAACAAATTATAGTTTTGGATGCAGATCTGTCAAAGTCCACAAAAACAGCGGAATTTGCCAAGGCCTATCCGGATAGATTTTTTAATGTTGGGATTGCAGAGCAAAATTTAATGGGCACGGCGGCAGGGCTGGCGACGACAGGGAAAATCCCTTTTGTTAGTACCTTTGCCATGTTTGCCACAGGACGTGCTTATGAGCAGGTGAGAAATACTATTGCTTATCCAAAATTGAATGTTAAAATTGCCGCCACTCATGCCGGTCTTACCGTAGGAGAGGATGGTGCTTCCCATCAATCGGTGGAGGATATTGCCCTGATGCGTGTCATCCCCAATATGACGGTGATTGTGCCGGCAGATGGGGTGGAGGCGGAAGGGGCTATTCTCGCTGCGGCGGAATATGATGGGCCGGTTTATATCCGTCTGGGCCGATTAGGCGTTCCTGTCATCAACGATGCAGATTATCAGTTTCAGTGGGGCAAAGGGGTGGTCTTTCGCGAGGGCACTGATGTCACCCTGATCGGTACCGGCGTCATGATGAGTTTTTGCCTGGAGGCAGCACAATTGTTGGAGGAAGCGGGCATCTCCGCCCAGGTTGTTAATATCCATACTATTAAGCCCATTGACCGGGAACTGATTCTTGCCTGTGCCAAGAAAACAGGAGCACTGGTGACAGCTGAGGAACATAGTGTGATCGGCGGGCTGGGCAGTGCGGTAGCAGATGTGTTAAGCGAAGCATATCCTGTCCCGATGAAAAAGGTGGGTATCCAAGATACCTTTGGAGAATCGGGAAAACCCCTGGATTTATTGAATAAGTACGGATTAAGCACCTCAAAGATTGTCGAAGCCGCGCGGGAAGTATTGAACAGGAAATAG